TTATGGATACAGGGCATGTTCATACACCATATGCATGTGTACTttaatctctgagtcagaaggatgtgagttcaagtcccactccagagacttgtgcaaaaaaaaaactaggctgatgttccagtgcagtaccaagggagtgctgcactgtcagaggtggcgtcttttggaagagacgttaaactgaggcccggtctgctctctcgggtggccgtaaaagatcctatggcactattttgaagaagagcaggggagttatcccagtcaatatttatctcccaatcaacatcactaaaacagattagctagtcgttatcacattgctgtttgtgggagcttgctgtgcgcaaattggctgccgtgtttcctacattacaagtgactgcacttcaaaagtacttcattagctgtaaagcgttttgcgacgtccagtggtcgtgaaaggcgctatataaatgcaaatctgttttttttgtgcgTTTGTTGGTAAATTGCTAAGACGAAAAGCAATATATGGCATATTGGAGTCTTGGGCTATTTTTCGGACCTTTTGGCTCAGTTCTGCCAGAGTGTGAGTATGGGAGGCCTTGTAATTTTGGCCCAATGTCTTTTTCAAGTTCGGTCTCAGAAATATTGAAGAGGGACCAACGCTTTTGGAATTTCAATGAAATAACGATGGCTTTTGCAGCACCATGCTTAATGACTTCATGTGGCCAAATGTGTAAAAATTGGGGAAGGACCAagatattaaaaaaaaataaaagatatTGAGTTGTTGTATGTTTCCTAGTAGCATTTTAAAAATGTTTGCAGTGTTTTCAAATGTTTAAAATCGTTACGACTTGATAATTGAAaagttctaaaatatttaattaacagGACTCGCTGGGCTGGATAAACGCTTTGTGGCATTCAATGGAGGTTTCAGTCAGGAGCAATTGGAATGGTTAAACAAAGTACTAACTTTCTCTGATAATAACCTGGAGAAGGTTACAGTTGCCGGTAAGTGATGGTTTAGCAAAATATATATAAGCACAATGCTTACATTTTAGAATATATGTGTACAAGACTATTAATAATACAATATTATAGACTTGATCGGAATAAACACACACATCAGTATCTGTTTGTACAGCATCTTAATCAAAGCTGTGGTTCAAATTAAATATTGTCAGTAGGAATATTGCATGGTATTTAATGGTGAACAACTTGGGTACAAACGTTTTTTTCCCCCAACAGTTCAAAGCTATTTGATTATCCCCTTTCACTGACACATACATTGGGATTGGGCTCGTCATTCCCAACATACATTTCCAGCTTTCCCAGGTTATCAGTTTTCTGATATCactgtgagggaggggggagtgggggggagtgggggggtggcaaTCTCCTGCATGTAATGAAATTGTAAACACATTCTTTGTAAATAAGGTTATGATCTTGCTACACACAGCATGCAGAGGAAATTTTCTCCTACTTGTTTAGAACTTTTGTGACACTTAACTACTGAAATCATCGTGGTTTTGCTAACTTTATTTTCTCTCTTACAAGGTACGTTTTAAATATGTTAGGTATGACGTGCACTAGCACACTTAGAACTTAAAATTTTTGTTCTGCTTGTTGCGTTTTTATTTTTCTGAAATGAGTCATTTCTGGTGTTCAGTAATAACTTGTGGAACATTATTAATCActacacccccacaccccacccctatGATCTTCAAAAGAGCAAGGCCTAAAACTCAGGGACCAATAAAGCAATGGTGGTCTCCTAAAGCGCCAAAGCTTGTCGGGTGTAGAAGCCTGTGGCCTGCCATGTTCCCATGATGTCTGGCATTAAAGGGCCTGTACACATACAGGCTCAGAGGGAAAAAAAATGAGGGAGCATTTCCATAATGCACCTGGAGAACCTGAGAATCTTACAGCTACACAGTACATACTTGGATCGAAAACTGAAAGGGAAGCCACGGTGAAAAAAGGAATCCTTTGTCCAGTGGAGCCCATGGCCCCCTCCACTTATGCCAGAACATACTCCCAATGCTCAACAACCCTTAACTGGCTGCTGTCACCTAAagtgtcccccccaccccagcacatCGGGCTACGTGATGGGAGTATCATAAAGTTACGTTAAAGAGCTGACCTCACATTATGGGATGTCAGTTTACTGAGGGCAGGCACAGTCACTACTGTGTAGGTCGGCATTGCATCATTGGCCCCATAGTGCTGTCACTAGGTGAATCCAGACCATTGGATCCAATGTTGTAAGAAAATAGATTTTTATAAGCTTCTTGTTGATGCATTTAATTCATCACCTTGAAATTTTCTAACTACAACCACTACTACTGACAGACCAGCAGTACTTTACTCAATGGTTGTATAGTTCAAAATGCGCTCTCCAGCTACAACCAAGTTTGGTAATAAGTCTAATTGTGCTGCTGGGTGATTGTCCACTTGAACTGTGATGATCTACCCAACAGCAGGAGTTAATTATTTTGATGTAGATTCCTGATTTGTATTTAATTGAGACATCTTAGGTGGAAGGTGAAAGTTTACCTCGATCAAAAACAGCAGGACATAAGAAAACCAGTAATGCTTAGGTGATAAAACGCTTCCTCTTTAGAAGTTTGTAGATTGTAGAATTGACACTATTACATTTTTGTTGTCAATGTTACTGTAAGAACAATTGGCACAAGGCCTTGTAAGAGTCCAAGTGACAGCAGAGAGCGATGATTTGAATTACAAAAACAGAAATGGACCAAAAAACCCTTAGGGGGCAAAATTTCCCCTTTTAATAGCCCCGTTAGTGCCTTCGGGGGGGCGCAAGACATTTTTTTCCTGGGGGACAGGTGTGCTGCCACCTACCAGGAAATTGCTCGGGAGTTtgcaagggagggggggggggggtggctgccCGGAACCATCGATGAAGTGAGCGGCAACCCTTCACCATGTTGCGCCGACCCCTGAATGCCCTGTGGGGGAAACTGGCCCGCAGGCAGTGAGGCTGGTGTGAGCGgctgtcaacgccagcttcgtggGACATCTGCTCATTAAAGGGAAGGAGCGCCCCAGGCCACCATCTCTATTTTTTGtctgccgactcttgggtcggctcaaTGATGGCGGCCCTAGCATGTTCCGGGCCGCCGTTGTGCTGCCCGGCattccgtcttgggtgccaggctgcaggctGAGCCGCACGCGGTCATGGTGGCCGAGTGGAGGCCATCAGCGGCCATGCAGAGTGCACAACGGCCTGCCCCGTTAATCGAAGGGGACGGGCGTTGAAGCAGTCAGTGCTACATGGAACATCCGCATAGTGCTTCCTTCAGCACCATAGTAGCGCtctacttcctttgaggggcagtaagggcaattcTGCAGTGGGGACGGGACTTCTGCGCCAGAAGTCCCGGACCTAGAGGGTTATCGCCCTCCAgcagggcaattttgaccccttaaCCTTCCATTTTTTTAGCCTTTAAATTAACTCCTGCCTGATCTGTTCTCTACAACCCTGGACACTTGGTATCCTGCCGGTGAGCGCACATGCAACTTGCATGTAGTAATGAAGCTCTGTGGatgcgattttccacttggcgcCTAGTTAGAGAACTGAGCAGCAAACCAACTGAGCCAGAATCGGGTGGCACTGATTTCCACCTAATTGAACAAAGACTACAATTGGCCTCTAATAGCATTGTACATTTTTATCATATATTGTTCTTTACAATAGTACGTTATCCATTGTAGAATGTCATTTCTATGTGGTCCTATATTTAACAATTTGTCAGGGTGAAAATAACTATTTGATTATAATCAAGTATAGCCCCATTAAATGTATGTTTAATTTATATTGGATCCTTGAGGCAAACAAAACCTCGGAGATATTTTGTAGATTGTTGGCAAAAGCATTGGGATTGCTTTTCATACGGGGGTCTATATGCTCCACCAACGCATGCAGACACGTCCTGAAAATTACTACCCACTCAAACCAGCAGTATGTTTCACATCAGCTTGTATGTGTGATGTTTGAAGCCGTAACTATCTGATCCAACATCATAAAGTGTAAATTGTCTGGATTTTACTGCTGACAATTTTGTACATAACAGACAAGTAACACTTTTGTCTTATTGCAGCTCATGTTCCAATCCATCCGTGTTCTACAAACTCACAAGGTGTTGCCTGGAACTATGATGAGATCCTCTCAGTATTACACGCGCACACTAGTGTAGTGTGTTTTATGGCAGGACATGATCACGATGGTGGCTACTATTTGGACAATCATGGAATTCACCATCTTACTTTTGAAGGTCTGATCGAAACGTCACCAGAGAGCGATGCGTTTGGCACGATCTACGTATACGATGACAGAATGATTTTAAAGGGAAGAGGCAGGATTCAGGACAGGGTTCTACACTACAGGAAAATCTAAATCACTCTATATATTGATACATTGTATACATGTTAATAGTCTGTACCATATGAATGTATGTGAAAAGTGATAGGTGTGATCAACATTAGATTAGGACCTATCATAGAAGATAGAGAATAACTTCTCAGATCATGCAAGTCCGACACGGTCTGTTGCGTGTCAGAATCTGTGTCTTTATTTCAAGATCATGTAAACAATTAGGAAAGAATAAGTATGCAACTTCTGACCTTGCATTCTTCATATTCAAATTTTGTCCCACATTTTTCAGGTTTCTTGCCCTCTTAGTTCAGCCTGGGCTTAGTGATAGTACTCTCACCACTGatccaaaaggttgtggattcaagtcccactccacaaacTTCAGCATACAATCTAGGCCGACAAACCAGTACGGTACCAGTGCTGCACTGCTGAAAGTGCTACcttacagatgagatgttaaaccaaggaaccgtctgccttttcaggtggatgtaaaagatcccatggcactatttgaagagtaggaaagttcttccagtgtcctggccactatttagccCTGAAGCAACATCACTAAtaacgatctggtcattatcggattgctgtttgtggaatcatgTTGTGCGCAAacttgctgccgtgtttcccatattaaaACAGTGACCatatttcaaaagtgcttcattggtccaGAGTTTTACGAAAGGCACCacataaaaatgcaagttctttctttccttttcctaGAAATCTTAAAATATTGTTTAAAATGATCACAAGGTTTCCACTTGGCAGGTGACTCCCAATCAGCTCTCAGGCTGATTCACAATTATGACCACGCTTGATATACAGATCTGGTCTGCATAAGAAATACAAGCTGGAGTCGGCcaattggcctctcgagcctgctaagccattcaataagattatggctgatctgctcttggcctcaattccacttccctgcccgctccccataaccctcgactcccttatcgttcaaaaatctgtctatccctgtcttaaatatattttcaatgacccagcctccacagctctctggggtagagaattcaacagattcacgaccctcagagaagaaattcttcctcatctctgtcttaaatgggcgaccccttattctgaaactatgttccctagttctcgggggaacatcctctctgcatctacccggtcaagccccctcataatcttatacgtttcaataaccaAAGAGATCCAGAGATAAGGCAACCTAAATGGAGCAACTGAAGTAAAAACATTAAAAGCAAACCTTTTATCAATGTATATTTGTTGAAGAtagaattggggggtgggggagatactCCAAACAAAACGTGCAAAGCTCTCACTGCTCATCCCTGGTAATACATATATTCATTTTGTTTTTCATGTGGTAATTTACTTTATTCTGCAGTACAGTGATACGTCTATGCTTTTCCTAACGTTAGGCCATTGTTTGTTTAGTAACAACCATTATAAGATTGAGATGGATAATGAGCAAATTCAAATTGAAAAGTAGCCAATAACATGGATCACCACTCAAAATTTTGGACTGGCAACTGAATTGCTACTAATGAACTACTGCCCCCCCATTTGAAAAAGGGCCGATAGAAGATGCGTTTGCAATGATAGGGTGCCCACCCCCTACAATGAGAGAAaagatggccccccccccccaccctacagtGGAAGAGAAGGTGAATCCAGTGTAAATGCAGGCAGTGAAAGGCTTGTGCATCAGAATAGAGTGGTAATCAGGGCCCTGGAATTCCAAGTGCAGCAATGAGCCAACTATCTCATATTTTCCAGCAGCAGATTTGCTGCTTTCATAAGTAACTGTTCCGTTTTGTCCTGGTGCAGGGAGCAATCACAATGGGGCAAGTGGAAACTCTCACCAGCAGATCCAAATTAAAGGGATGTGTACACTTAGAAAAGTGTCTGTAAACGGAAACAAATATTCAACAAGCTTCAAAATTAATGCTGATCTTGGCCAAACctgaggtgggggtggggcaataagtaactggcatcaacaaagtaCAAGGAAACCCAATGTGGAGGCAAAGTGACCGAATAGTAAAGCACCTCACCTCATTTGCGAGATGGTTAAATGAAGCTGCACAAGGTGGGTGCAAGGAGGCCTACCTAATTTGGCACCCTTCGCAGAGGACATTAATGCACCATTGTGCACACTACTGGCAAGAGGTGGAACTAGGTGCAAAAGACAATAGCTCACTTAGTGATTTGGATTACCCAACAGTACCACATATTGCGACGATGGCCCAAAGTTTGCTTCTGCGAAGTGTGTGTCTGTTCCATTCATTTCTCATCCATGCCAAGCCCTTGCATAACCTTatacagcagctgaaggcacatccccATTGAGAAGCTGGGGCACAGGAGCAGAATCTCAGCCCCTAAAGCATTACCCAAGGTATAATACTTCCCTTGAATGCTCTGCCACAGAAAAAGAGAAGTACTTCTAAACTCCTCAAGTCTTAAATCTCTACCCGTTTACCCAAGAATATGGGAAAAACATTATTGCGCACCATAAAGAGGTTAAAAAAATCCTTTCCAAAAGTGACATTTTTAATCTTACCTTGTACCGTCCCCTAAATACGGAGATACACAATGTTTCATACAAATATAGATTTCTTTATTATAACAATGTATTCAACAAGGAATCCTTCAGTCTATATAATAATTACAAATGCAATTGCGAGGAATTATGAGAACAAGGTTTACATATAATAAAGTATATAGGTTTTATTTGGGAAGAGGTACTGTCTGCTAGTTCAGGTGAATGTTAAGGATCTCCAGACACAATATGAAGGAGAGCAGGAATTCTCCTAACAAtccttcctcaatcaacatcaccacaaACATTTAAACTTATCATTTTGTTTATTTCTGTGGAGCCTAATCTCAGGCAAACTCAGCCACACTTGCTCACTTAATAATAGTGACTGTTCCTCAAAAAAGTAACTTATTTGccatgaagcattttgggatgtttaaGGATGAGATAAAGTGTTACGTTGGTACAAGTTCCTCCTTTATTCACTAGATTGGAAGGTCATTTCTTTCCCTTCTCTTTGTGGGTAATTATTTTTACATTTGTCTCTTTTTTTTCTGCAATTtgatttctgtttttttttttaaatgatttctgTCTTCGGCGTATGATTTCTTGTAAAGTTAATACCAAAGGAAAATGCACTCTGATCTTTGGAAATCAATGCAAAAACAATGTGTTCAAACAGAAATGTGAAATGCATTTTGGTTTAGTTTACATTTGAGTAGGTCTAGGCCTAACCTTGGACCTCACTGGTGTGCGCACATCTGTAGCACAGTAAATGTTTTCAAAATGTGCAAATAACTGAATAGAATAATTTACAATATGAATTAAATTTGATGAGCCAGAAGTGTTGATATGAATCTGGCAACTGCAGTAACATGGAACCAGCAAGGCTGTGTGCAGCAGCAATGTTGTGTCACAATATCAACAAAGTAATTTAAGCTCAAAGCTTGTGAAGAGTTGCTTCCCCATTAGAGAGTTTCCATGTATTGTATGTTGTTTTAAAACTGCTGTCTTAACTCAAAGTAGCTAATTTCACAATAACAATACCGACGTACTTAACTTCTCTCCAGGCTGTGCAGAAAAAAATACCCTTTATTTTTTGAGCAGTGGAAGTCCATCAGCCACAGTAGGCCTGCCCCTTTTTGTTTGATCAATGGCACCTGACAAAAAGGGATGGGCTTGTTCGGCCTAATAATCTTTTTCTGGTCCTAAAAATTCTTGTATTATGATTGCAGTTAGAAATATTCAGCTTCTAAGACTTATTGCTGCCCACTATGTCAAACATTAATTTATGAAAATGTTTCAACCCAAATTAAATGTTCAAGGCCTAGAGCAGGGCTTCTAACTCAAATGACAAAATGACACTTTCATTGTACAATTAATATAAATCATATTATTTAAAAGTTAATTCTTCAGAAATTATGCTATGTAAACAGAAAGCTGTGCTTGAAATCAAAGTAGGTTTCTTTCACAAACCCAAATTATCTGGGATCGCAGCTCTAAATAACAAATAAAACTGGAGGCTCAGTTTAAAAATAAAATCAATCTACCTCAGTCTAATTCTGAGACCTTTCTCCTGGTCCCATTGTTGGCTTACACCCGGCCTAAATAGTGTTCCTACAGTGGTCTGGCCAAGCAGCTCGCAACTCTTTATTGATGTAGTAATATAGCCATGTTATGAATGGCAGGACTGTAATAAAAACTGCAATGGAAAGTCTGTAACCACTAAGATACCTGGAAAATATAAGAACAAAATCCAATTAAATTCATCACCAACTGAGATTGCACAATGGAATAGTACTATAAAGCACTTtcaatgtaatttttaaaaatgtgatcctgggatgtgggcgtcgccggcaaagccagcatttatggtccatttctaattgcccttcagaaggtggcaacgagtcgccttgaaccgctgcaatccctgtggcgaaggaactcccatagtgctgttagggagggaattccaggattttgacccagcgacgatgaagaaacgtggatatatttccaagttaggatggtgtgtaacttggaggggaacctggaggtgactgtgttcccatgtgtctactgcccttgtccttctcggttatGCACTGCCCTTTGCCAAGTTAAAATATATAATCCTACCTATTGGGTAAAGGACATTAATCTATTTTTGGGTGGCGATTTGTTAACTAGTTCATCGTGACCCAAAATAAAACCTTGGATCCTCATGGATATgaatcactgtgttcacctaaacatTCCTCCTTATAGGCGGCTTCCACGCTTTCAAGTTAATGGAGAAGCACTTTGTTTTTTTAAAGTATTTCCTTCTACATTACTGTTCTCATTTAATATACATTAAACACATTAAGAAAGTTCTCAAGAAATAAAACAGGCAGCTAGCTGGTTGCAGAAACCACAAAGAGAGAGAGTTGTCCAAGCAAACATGGAAAGCAAATGATTTGACGACTATTCTAGAGAGGTAGCTTCATGACCATTGCTACAGCAAAATCATAAAAATTGTGTCTTTGATACCAGGGTGGCAATCACAGGTAAAGTTAGATACTGTGGCCTTCCATACTGCAGGACTGAGCCATTTGCCCAGTGCAGGGTTGTTCGTAGAGATACCGAAGGCAACCTTCAGTTGTTAATGCTTGTCCTTTACTGATAATCCTGCACTGGTGCGATTAGTGTACACCGACAAAACTTGATCATTTAGGTCTGGTCTGTGTTGCTGTGGAAACAGGGCACAATGTGATCCTGAAGTGAGCCAAAGAACTGAAGCCATGTGTACTGGGCTACAGTGTAAATGGGAGTGAGCCCTGCAAAATGCTGTCTAACAGATTATATACAGGTTTGGGAATTCACAGGGCTGTGAGTGACGAGATTTGAAAAATATTTGCTATTTGGCAGCCCCTCACATATTTACTTTTAATAGTGGCACTACCTTCAGCTAGTGATAATACTCCATTCAATGAATCATTGCATTTAACAGTAAAGTGCTGGTAATCACTCAGTGAGCTACCCTAAGTGCATTTATAATTTAAAAATTCATGGCAGCAAGATGGCACTGCATGTCAGAACACGAACAAGCAGCATTCACAGGTTTAATCCATCCATTCTGAGCTGTACAAGGCAAAGGCAGCAGTGTGTCcctggaggttggaggtggggggcAGGTGAAGGGGAGTAGATTCGCTGGGGTGTTCTTGCCGGGTTGACCTCATGGCTCCAGCCAAAGAGCGGAATGGTGAACCAGGCCATCTATCCAATGTTTGTTGCCAAAGAGATAAGACTAAGGCAGAACATAGAAAGAATGAGGAGCAAGTTCAGGGTGCATGTGCTTCATTGAAAAGCCAATTTTCTCTTTTTAACAATTTATACTGAACGCTGCTATTCATAATGGCTATGGTTGCAACCTATGCAAAATCACTGCCATAATGTCATCAAAATATGAATGTTTTGAAAAGCAAAATTTAACTCAAATATTTCCATAAATGGAGAAGAGGTAGTGGCAATTTTAAAGGACCAGTGAATCTCCTTTGGGTAGTCTGCATTCTGAAGCACAGTTGTAATGTTTAGCACCTAGTCTGTCTCTTTAAGATCACTGGGGCCTTTAGCATAACAAATGGCAGGACTATCGTCAAACCACAATACTGCCTCTGTGTTGTATACGACAATGGTCCTGCAAACAAGGCTGATAGGATTTGCTATAGAATGATAATGAATGAAGGTTCACCCATAAGAAGATAAAATGCGAGGATCCAATTGCTCTGCAGGGAGATGAGCTTCCTGACTGACAGATAACCGCTTACTCCATCTCTGGTAGTCCTATATTGGAAAGCACAAACTTGGGGGCGGCAGTATTGAAACAAAAAGCTTCTAGATTTAGGAGTATCGGAGAGAATGTTGTTGGAAGTGCAATGAACAAAGGGGACCGAACCTAGATTATGGATTATTCGTATTATTTTTCTTTAAATATCCAAGGTTGTTGGTTGTCTGATGATTAGTTTGAAAACTACTGTTGTATATACTCACTCTCCTGAATGTCGACACAGAAGCATCCATATAGCAATAATAACTAACCCCAAAAATTCCCTGCAAAACAAAACAGATAAACAGAGTACGAATCAAAATGGTTCCatttagtaatctcacaaaaaagcATCGTGATTTGAAGGTGCAAAGTACAGACAAATCACATACAATAACATCCCACATAAAAAGGAATTTATTTTCACAACATTGAGAAATGTAAAAGGAAATGGAAAAAAAGAAATCCAAAAAGATATCTACAGCAAATACAGGCAACAATTAAACTTCTTTTGTCGATAATTCATGTCATCATTCATGAAAATATATACATTTATATAACACATCCTCAAGCACTTTAAAGTATTACTACATTAAGTGTAGACACTCTTGTTATATAGACAAACCCAATAACCAATTAGTACACAGCGAAGTTCCACAAGCAGCCTTGACATCCACCTGGCCAGGCAGATGGGCCTCAGttcaacatttcatctgaaagatgacatctctgacaatgcagcactccatccattctgcactgcagtgtcagcctagatctaccCCGTACGTTGAAAAAAGGTTGGACCAAGTACAGCCTGGGTACAAGGCCTGGGAGCATCTACCTCTATCCGACCTCTTGGATAAGGAATGGTGCGTGATGTGGAAAAAcccaaaaggggaaaaaaaatgaaaaaacagcaCAAGATAACAACTAATTGCATCTATATAGCgtatttaatgtagaaaaatgaacAAAATATATGCCCTTTTAAAATGAATGACATGCGGTGAAATGTTACTGCCTTTGACATAGTTAAAATGGCAGCTACGTACCGTCCCTCCTCTTCGTGGAAAATGTTGTTCTTTGCACCTCGAAGATACCAACCCCATAAGATTGCTACCGTGGAACACACGTACATGTGCATTGCTGAGAGACTTTTCCAGATGAAGTTCTCTGCAAGTTAAAAGTAATGATAAACTGATAAAAATCATGATTCAGACAGGCAACATCAAATGGTCTATATGAGCTGCTTTACAGGATTTCCTTAAAATCTCTGTGTTGCCATATTTTATCCCATTCCTTTCACAGCTGCTAATAGAATGGatgaaagaacttccatttatacatagcacctttcacgacatcaagacatccaaaagcgcttcacagccaaggaaatgttgtcactgttgtaatgaaaggAAATGCAGctaacaatttgcacacagcaaggttccacaaatagcaatgtgataaataaCTGGATAATCTGCTCTGGTGATGTTTgtaatctctgtaatctgctccattcccattcccccttccccccccccccaccccccaagatgtctgcactcctctaattctgccctcgtaagcatccctgcgctaatttctccttatgtggctcggtgtcaaattttttaatctcataatactcctgtgaagcgcgccttgggacg
Above is a window of Pristiophorus japonicus isolate sPriJap1 chromosome 16, sPriJap1.hap1, whole genome shotgun sequence DNA encoding:
- the tmem220 gene encoding transmembrane protein 220 isoform X2, with protein sequence MDGKSQQHLCHSALPPLYLTSWKACNLCMAFFFALAAYVQINDPDAGIWIVAYLIPAALTFLVGLNPPITENFIWKSLSAMHMYVCSTVAILWGWYLRGAKNNIFHEEEGREFLGLVIIAIWMLLCRHSGDLISLATNIG
- the tmem220 gene encoding transmembrane protein 220 isoform X1, encoding MDGKSQQHLCHSALPPLYLTSWKACNLCMAFFFALAAYVQINDPDAGIWIVAYLIPAALTFLVGLNPPITENFIWKSLSAMHMYVCSTVAILWGWYLRGAKNNIFHEEEGREFLGLVIIAIWMLLCRHSGEYLSGYRLSIAVFITVLPFITWLYYYINKELRAAWPDHCRNTI